DNA sequence from the Marispirochaeta aestuarii genome:
ATAAAAATTTACCTATCGCTCTTCGAGCCGACTGCCTGTGCATAACTATGTGCGCTGGCCCTGCTGAAAGACCCCGCGCTCCTTGACAGAGCGGGAGTCGACGATGTCGGCTATCATGGCCCACACTTTCTGCATATTCCAATCCTACCACCCATACTCAGACTTGTCCATAAGAACCAAAAGGGTTCTTTTTCTAAATATGAACCAAATAGGTTCTCTTTTCAAAAATGAACCTTTGGGGTTCCCCCGGAGTCAATTCCGGGTTCATTCCTTCAATAAGCCCTGAAAATACGTTTATTTTGCCATTATCTTGCGATTCCTCCATTCTCACCGTATACTTTTGCTGATACGTTTGTGTAAAAAGGGAATATTTCATGCCGAAGAAGATTCTCCTGGTGGAAGATCAGGCAATTCTTGCGATGACTGAATCCAAGATGATCGAAAAGTACGGATACTCTGTGGAAACCGCGCTGACCGGAGAGAAGGCTGTTTCAATCGTGGAAAAGGACTCCGATATCGATCTGGTTCTCATGGATATCAACCTCGGGCACGGCATGGACGGCACCGAGGCCGCCCGGGCCATCCTTCAAAAACGGTCCCTGCCGATAATCTTTTTATCCAGTTATACGGATCCGGAGGTTGTAGAAAAAACCGAGAGCATAACCGCCTATGGCTATGTGGTTAAGAACACCGGCGAAACCGTCCTGATTAATGCAATAAAGATGGCCTTCCGGCTGCATGCCTCTTTTAAAAATGAACAGGAGAGCGAGGCCCGCTTCCGCTCCATGGTGGAACACAGCCCGGATCCCATGTTTATTCATACAGACTTTATTCTGGTATATCTCAATCCCGCTTCCCGGAGGCTCTTCGGAGCGTCCTCAAATGAGGAGGTCCTCGATACCTCCATACTGGACCGGATAGATCCGGCCTATCACAGAGAGGCCATAGACCGGATAAACACAATGGTCAAATCACACCGGCCTATAAGTAAGCGGATAGAGCAGGAGTATATTCGGCTGGACGGGAGCAGGGTGTGGGTCGAGGTCAGCGGTATTCCAATCTATTTTAAGGGAGAACTTGGAATTCTCACCACTGTGCGGGAGATCCACGAGCGAAAGCTCCGGGAGCAGCAGATTCAGGAGAGCAGAGAGAGCCTGCGAATTACCCTCAATTCCATCGGTGACGGGGTAATCTCCACAGATATCCAGGGGAATGTCGTCCGCATGAATCCTATAGCCGAAGAGCTTACAGGATGGACTATCAGGGAGGCGAAGGGTAAAAAACTCGCGGAAATTTTTCAGATACAGAATGCATTCAGCAGGGAGACAAGCCCCAACCCGGTTGCTCGAGTCATGGAAACAGGCGAGACGGTCGGGCTGAGCAATCATACCATTCTGATTTCCCGGACCGGACAAGAGCATCAGATCGCCGACAGCGCCGCTCCCATCAAGGACAGCAGCGGAATCATCAGCGGCGTAGTTCTGGTATTCAGGGATGTAACAGAGGAATACCGGAAAAACCGGGAGCTTCGGGAATCCCGGGACTATCTTAACGCCGTGCTCAGCAGCATACAGGATGGAGTAAGCGTTCTCGACACGAATCTGAATATTACCTATGTAAATCCTGTAATGGAAAAACGGCACAGACATATGATGCCGCTTGTGGGAAAAAAATGTCATTACGCCTATCATTATTCAGATCAAATCTGCAATCCCTGCCCTTCACAGCGCTGTCTGCTGAGCGGAAAAACT
Encoded proteins:
- a CDS encoding PAS domain S-box protein, yielding MPKKILLVEDQAILAMTESKMIEKYGYSVETALTGEKAVSIVEKDSDIDLVLMDINLGHGMDGTEAARAILQKRSLPIIFLSSYTDPEVVEKTESITAYGYVVKNTGETVLINAIKMAFRLHASFKNEQESEARFRSMVEHSPDPMFIHTDFILVYLNPASRRLFGASSNEEVLDTSILDRIDPAYHREAIDRINTMVKSHRPISKRIEQEYIRLDGSRVWVEVSGIPIYFKGELGILTTVREIHERKLREQQIQESRESLRITLNSIGDGVISTDIQGNVVRMNPIAEELTGWTIREAKGKKLAEIFQIQNAFSRETSPNPVARVMETGETVGLSNHTILISRTGQEHQIADSAAPIKDSSGIISGVVLVFRDVTEEYRKNRELRESRDYLNAVLSSIQDGVSVLDTNLNITYVNPVMEKRHRHMMPLVGKKCHYAYHYSDQICNPCPSQRCLLSGKTEKDVIQVSSEGEKEPEWVEVYSYPLRDHETGRMQGVIEFVRNITERKKAEDRLIDAVEEKELLMKELNHRVKNNLAIISSLLQIETARLGSQLDLSDIISRIDAIRIIHEKLYQSDKITHIQLGDYIQDLLEMVFSSFSDRPIRIDNRIGNITVKTKPAVSLGLIVNEIAVNAIKHGFTTDKEAVFSVSLEENADSYYYMTLSNTGRPFPEDVDIHNPASLGLQLVGTLVEQLNGSLEIQKSPQPVFRLKLSLKD